The DNA window ctctccctcTTGGACTTACTTCAGTTTTCGTACAATTGTACAGATAAATTTCAAACCAACCTTTGCAGGCTCGGATCGACGTCGAAGAAGTGGTTTTCGTGTTCCTTGTGAGCTTGGGACTCAATCTATACCTTTGGTTGGTCGTGAAAGCTTCGAAAAcctgaaaaccaaaaaccccCGATGAGCTGCACAGTGACCTCGATGTGATCGCGAGTATTTCTTGAAGTTTTGAGCTTTTCGAAGGTTTTAAATCATCTTTGTGAAGCTTTTACAACAATTTTGGAAGGTTTTGAACGTCTGGAAGCTCGGGTCCGTTGAGTTGCAGAGGTGGCCGGACTATCGTGGGTTTTCCGATGAATTTTCGGTGGATTTAAAACTTGAGAGTGGTAAGATTTTGTTCCTCTCCTCTCAAGCTTCATTATGGTATATAAGtcatgaattttggtttagAAATGGAAGAGATATGAAGTTTTAAAGATTTTTCCAATTTCCGGTGATCGCAGCGGCACCCGCGTCGGACTCCGATAAACCAAGGTTGAATGAGGAGAATATTCCGtgaactttgacggaatatgctaacggcaTCAAGTATAATTAACAGTATATGATAATTTTTAaaggaatattccctaacgtcgttagggaatccgttttGTGTGCCAGGTATGTGCCTGCGCGTGAGCTGCGCGTCTAGCCATGCCTTGGCCGAtgcgtgagggcgcgtgggtgctcagaaattttttctaaaaatatagggatgttcctgaggctaagtaggtcatggtggtatattcaaataccccaattgagctatgtatgagaagttattacctagttttgtgtatgtgctttaaaataatgtttatgtagttgtttcgcatataggtgagacctatcctgagaaCGAGCGCAGTCAAACAAGGTTTCAGTGattgggcttttggttttcagtatatacttatatacttggtatttttcccaaaaaattcgtttaatgaaattatgttttgaaatgccatgcatattggTTTATACTTAGAGTATGAATTAGTATAGTAtgcataaatgtgatttgacactgtggacgctcaggtaagtaccaaGTAAGTTGTAGACTGTTTATATGTGATTTGATGATGATGTGAGATGTGTTGAGAATTTATAAACCTGCaccttggtgttagtgctcccgcccgtggccagggcacaggccttcacgtgatgttcacctctcgcaccatacgctcactttggatctaagttaggtgcacagtcttgttgtaCAAACCATTGTAGGTGGTTCCGGCTCGTAGGTGACCTGCGATTAtttgcacagtcttcacgtgatcgtagtactagagcgtatttatttatttacacccagtcctgtcgtatagaccactttaggtggttccgactcgtgtgcaggcataCTTGTTAAGCTATAAATTCAGCCGTACAAGCCActttaggtggatccggctgatatgttgtttcacctgagttacttattctgttattttgagatatttggcatggtatacttaTGATTATCATTTTCTGAGtatggttttgagatatgtatatattctattttctgggaaattatacaggttttacggcgaggggttagaacttttgataaatgaagtggttttgaaaaactttatttttgcccactcacactttctattttgcgcccctccaggttctagttaggagTGCTTGTCGGTGGCTTACGAGGAATTCACGGTAGCTCTGACAGATTATCACCAATGTAGGATTATCtttggtgttgtataattagtatttgtccTGCTGGATtgcacttaggctacttatgctctgattgtgaACTCTCTTAATGTCACACTTGCACATTATCTTATCTAGTACTCTAGTTagttgatttttatttatttgcattTCTTATATCTTCATTGCTTTCACACTGTgcatatggctacgtcaccctcacgtgacgaccAGTATGCCTCGTTCTAGGTTGGGGTATGTCAGGTTGGTATTAGAGCCTAGGTTTGGCAGTCTTGCATATCTTGTGAATATTCTAATTATTTTGGTGTCTTCTATCAGAATTGTgacgcctcgtagagagccacgtCCTTCAGTTGAgtctagtttccctgatattgctcagTTAAGGGAAGTTATAGCTAATGCTATTCAGTATTCGCTTCGTCCTCCCCAAATGACTCATCTGGAGACTGTATATAATTTAAAGTTGAATCATTTTATGCGTAATGAAGGGTTTGAAGGAGCAGAGAAATGGATTAATCATCTTGATAAGACTTTTCATTTTATGCATAAGCAAGGGAATTTTCCGGAGGATAGGTGGgttgagacgactacctggtttttaggTGAGCAGCCTGCATCTTGGTAGAGACAAGAGTCGTATCAGTTATCACCAGAGGAAGCTGCTGATTGGGAAGTTTTTAAGCAGTTATTTCAGAAGAGATTtattcctccagagtatatagatcgcaagaaacaagagtttacaaatcTGAAGTAGGGGAAGATGACGGCTAATTAGTACTACAGGAGGTTTACTGATTTATCTCGCTATCATtcggaggttgctgctaatctgGTTGAGATGCTTCGTCGTTTTAGATTAGGTACTAAAAAGAAGTGGTGTTCTATGGAGACCACAGCTTCCCGTGCTACTTACCAAGAGTTTTATGAGGTTCTACTACGAATTGAAGATTCAGAGAATATGCCTAGTGATagtgaggaggaagaaaatgatggaaataagaaataatatgataaaggtaaaggtcaatCATCTTTGGGACCTCACAAGACTCAGAGTTTTAAGAGAGGTGGAACTAGTTCCAGTTCTTCTAGAGGAGGTATGAGTTCCACTAGTCAGAGGAGAAGTGGTAGATTTTCTGAATGCCCTCGTTATTAGAGGCAAGGAGATTCTGGTGGCACAGGTGCGCCTTTATGTCGTAGGTGCAATAATCGGCACTTTAGAGAGTGTAGGTGAGGCAGTAGTAGATGCTATACTTGTGGTCAAATGGGGCATAGGGCGATGCATTGTCCTcagaatcagcagaggccccaGCAGCCCTCCCTACCACCATTAGTGTCGACCCAGCAAGTTCAAGGATCTAGTGGTTATGGTCAGACGGGTCGATGAGGTACTTATCATTACCAAGGCGATGTAGCTCCTTATTCTACATGGCAGTATCAGTACTCACAGGACCTATATCAGCAAAGTGGTTATCTTTAGTATCTTGGAGGTAATATGCCATATCCGCTGTATTCAGCTGGTGGATCTCAATGGTATCTTGGAGGACAGTCCTAGCACGTGAAGGTTGCTTCTAGTAGTGCGGGATCTTCGAGATAGCCTGGTCAGTCGAGTCAGGGGCGAAGTGTGCAGGGGCGAAATAATCAAGCTAGCAGAGATCATGGATAAAGACAGTAAGCCTAGGGACGTATTCACCACATGACATTGCAAGATGCTTAGAATAATCCTgatttgatcatgggtacgttcaatattcttggtcattttgctagagtattaattgattgtggtgctatgcattctgttatttctcatacatttgctcaattgacacaacctcatcctacacctcttgagtatgatttagagtttgcgaTGCCTAGAAGGGAGAGATGTTATGTTAGTtgtgtatatccaggatgtcccgTGTTAGTGGAGGAtgtagttatgccagctaatctcaTCCCATtagatattatggattttgatatgATTTTGGGCACAAATTGGTTGCATTACAATCTTGCCAATATAGATTGCTATAGGAAAGTAGTTAGTtttcatcgtcctggattacccGAGGTTATTTTTGTGGGCGAGCGTAGTACGGTGAGGTATGGTGTTATTTCTACCGTAAAAGCTAAGAAGTTGTTAGAGAAAGGTTCTCAGGGGTATTTGGCTCATGTAGTGTTGAATGATAATGTTCCTAGCAATGTGGATGATGTTCGAGTGGTCAGGCATTTTCCTGATGTGTTCCCTAatgatttacctggattgccgccagactGAGATGTGGAAttcactattgatttgcttccaggtacagattctatatctttaactccttatcaaatggctcctgctgaattgagggaattgaagaTTCAATTGCAGGAATTAGTAGATAagggttttattcaacctagtacttcaccttagGGAGCTCCGGTGTTATTTTTCAGGAAGAAAGACAGGACTTTGAGgctatgtattgattataggcaattgaatcAGGTAACGATTAAAACGTTATCCATTGCTACGTATAGACAATTTATTTGATCAGCTTTGAGGTGTCTatgtgttttctaagattgatttaagGTCTGGTTActatcaattgaagattaatAGATAAGATGTTCCCAAGACAACTTttaggactcgatatggtcattattaGTTTCTTGTAATGTTATTcaggttaactaatgcacctgcagcttttatggatttaatgaatcgagtattccaacaATATCTAGAcaggtttgttattgttttcattgacgatattctaGTATACTCTAAGGCTAAATCAAAGCATGTTCAACATcttactttggtgttgaagaaattaagggaacatcagttgtatgctaagtttagcaaatgccaattcTAGCTGGATCAAATGgtatttttgggacatgtcataTTAGCTCAAGTTATTCAGGTGGATTCTCAGAAAGTGACAGCTGTTGAGAATTGGGAGTAGCCACGAACCGTAACTAAAGTACGAAGTTTTTTTGGTTTAGCAGGTTATTATTGACGGTTTGTTAAAGATTTTTCAGTTATTGCATTACCGCTGACGAGattaaccaggaaggatgttaagtttgagtgggatgataattgtgagcagagttttcagcagttgaaatattgtctcactcatgcacctgttttggCGTTTCCTGATGATAATGGTAATTTTGAGATCTTCAATGATGTTTCCTTGAATGGCCTAAGTTGTGTGTTGATGCAGCATAGTAGGGTGATTGTTTATGCGTCACGACAGTTAAagcctcatgagatgaattatcctactcatgatcttGAGTTAGCAGCTattgtctttgctttgaagatttggaggcattatcttTATGGAGAAAAATGTAGGATCTTTACGGATCATAgaagtcttcagtatcttttcaCTCAAAGGGATCTTAATCTTTGACAACGAAGGTGGATTGAATTActcagtgattatgattgcacgattgagtatcaccctggtcgtgcaaatgtagtggtggatgcacttagtaggaagccTCAAGCGAGAATTAATACTTTGTACGCTTGTCATGTCcctcttcttgcagatttaAGGTCCACTGAAGTGAAGTTAGGAATGGAAGATCGAGAGGAAGCCTTACTCGATaattttcaagtcaggccaatATTAATTGATCGAGTGCTCGAAGTTCAGATGAATGATGAGGAAACCCATGAATTAATTCAGGCAATGAATgatgggaaaaagaaagatctcAGAATTCAGGAgactgatggcatgcttatacAGGAGAACAGAATGTACATGTCGAATAAtgtggaattaaagaaagaaattttggatgaagcgcaCTGTTTggcttatgcaatgcatcctgGAGGTACTataatgtatcataccattcgaccattttattattggccgggtatgaaaagagaaattgctgagtatgtgagtaggtgtgttATTTGTCAGCAAGTCAAAGCTGAAAGGTAAAAGCcttttggattgatgcagccacttcctgttccacagtggaaatgggaaaacattaccatggattttgtgtacaagcttccatGTACACGAAATGGTTATGATGGAATTTGGGTGACAGTTGATCGGCTTATTAAATCGGCgcattttattccagtgagggagaaatatcatttaagccgattagctgCATTGGTCATATGGAAGATTATGAAGTACCATGGGATTCCAATTAGTATTATCTCAGATCAGGATCCTAGATTCACTTCTAAGTTCTAGGTGGCATTTCAGGAGGCTCTTAGTTCGAGGttactttatagtacggcatatcatcctcagacagaCGGACAATCAGAGAGAACTATTCAGACACTGGAGGATATGCTAAGATCTTCAATATTACAATTTGGCGATGCCTAGCATTAGCGGTTAGATCTGATGGAGTTTGCATATAACAATAGTTATCATTCGAGCAACGGTATGttaccatttgaggcactttatggtaaatcTTGTTGTACACctttatgttggtcagaggttggtaaaagagttttagtgggccctgagattgtggatgagacgaCTCAGAATGTTcgggtaattaagtctaacctgaaagcggtcCAAGATCAACAGAAGAGTCTAGCAGATAAGTATGCCACAGACCGAGTGTATAAAGTTGGTGATTGGGTGTTTTTGAAGCTATCACCGTGGAGAGGTATGGTACGGCGGGAAGAAAGGTAAGCGAAGTCCTACGTACATCGGACCGTACCTGATCACCGAGCGAatcggtgaagttgcttacaagcttgagttgcctccagagttgtctGAAGTGCACGATGGTTTTCATGTTTCCATGCTTCGTCATTATGTTTCTAATCCATCGCATGTGATACCtcctcaaccattggaaattaatccggatttaacttatgatgaggagccagtgACGATTTTGGATTTGAAAGATAAGGTTCTGAGGAATAAGACCGTACGCCTGGTGAAAGTTTTATGGAGGAATCACTCGGTGAAGGAAGCCACCTGGGAGACAAAGGAAAATATGAAAGAGTTATATCCGCGCTTATTTTATGGTTATTAGCGATTGTTTATTGTTGTATGGaaatttcggggatgaaattttcttaagaGGGTAGGTTGTGATAGCTCGTCCCAAAATATGTTTTATTGATGGTGTGAATTGACTAATTTACCTTTGGACATTGAGTTGTGTTGTGTGTTAAGCTTAATATTTTGACCAATTAAATccatttcctaagtttttgggacCCAAtaggaaatttaaaatttgttttagtgttttgtgGTTGGTGGGGTGACAAATCTCGACCGCACACACACCAACCAATCCCGTTAaccctcttccttctctccctATCGGACTTCTTTCCATTttcgtacaattgtacggacaaATTTCAAACTAACCTTTGTAAGCTCGGATCGACGTCGAAGAAGTGGTTTTTGTGTTCCTTGTGAGTTTGGGACTCGATCTATACCTTTGGTTGGTCGTGAAAGCTTCGAAAACCCGAAAACCAAAAACCCCGGATGAGCTGCACAGTGACCTTGACGTGATCGCGAGTATTTCTTGAAGTTTTGAGCTTTTTGGAGGTTTTAAATCATCTTTGCGAAGCTTTTAGAAgaattttggaaggttttgAACGTCGGGAAGCTCAGGTCCGTTGAGTTGCAGAGGTGGCCGAACTATCGTGGGTTTTCCGACGAGTTTTTGGTGGATTTAAAACTtgaaagtggtaaggttttgttcctctcctctcaagcttcattttggtatataattcatgaattttggttgagaaatggaagagatatgaagttttaaagaattttccagtttccggcgatcGTAACGGCACCTGCGCCAGACTCCGGTGAACCAAGGTTGAAGAAGGAGAATACTCcatcaactttgatggaatatgcTAATGGCATCAGGTATAATTAACGGTATATGCtaatttttaacagaatattccctaatgtCGTTAGCAAATCCGTatggtgtgccaggcacgtgcctgtgTGTGAGCCGCgtgtctggccgtgccttggccggtgcGTGAGGGCGCATGGGTgctcggaaaatttttctaaaaatatggggatgttcctgaggttgagtaagtcatggtggtatattcaaataccccaattgagcTATGTacgagaagttattacctagttttgtgtatgtgctctAAAATAACGTTTAtgtagttgtttcacatataggtgagacctattgataggagcatatttatgagacttagcttgttttcttgcattttcatggttagtttgtgtttattatagcgatttaagctattttcgtttgtttgtaggtctaattggcaaagttggcaagagagtgcattttgaagcattttagagcaattaTGGGCtggaatggattgcatgcatgtggagcacaaggaatggacgtttttgaagatcaagtaaagctaggaatgtgctaaagagatggagaaatcaattcaagacttggaagatgaATAATCAGCTGCAAgggcacctaaaacccttctagaaggcctatATCTTCCCTTAAACACATGCCGCACtcacctttctagaagccctaaaaaGGTGGTGCCCTAAAACCTTCTAGAAGTCCCAATTTTAGCCACAAAACAAGTTCTttctaaaaccctaaaaaagtGGCGCCTATtctctttctagaagcctaaaaatctgccacaaaccctagttcttttccACCTTGGATTGGGCCAAGCCTTTTTCTACAAAACCCTAGCCTTTTCCCATTAGgatttgtgaaaaccctagcctataaatataagtttttcAGCCAAAATTCGTACCACCTCTCTACCATTCAAAAACACCTCTCAGCCGCAACAAttcaccattctacatcattatCCACCACCAtacatccttgccgcagccctaTTCAACCAAAAACATATTCCTGATCCCAAAGCTCATCTCATACACTTCATCCAcctttgtgccgcagcaagaagaaagaagggaggCCTTTTGGATGTTCGAGCTTGattgctggagcattctaggtgtaattcaTTCTATGTttacaatgtttaatttctttttctttcgttttgcTGTGAGCATGAGTGGTTGAATCCCTatttagctagggggaaattcaaagccatgaaaatccttgagatatgaattgatttcttccaattgtgatttgataagttgtgaatgcaattcaattaactgttttcttcaaaactgattcttgtatgttgattagggatgcatacttaattttcatgcatgaatttgatgctagaatataaatgagtttcacctaatcgttacaaatttatattcatgagtagtaaaggttgctagtcacaatcgcgttaattgaattcttggcaaacatatcatgcattcatagttacaaatgtcttgtcaacacttatgattttcatggaacataaagatctttgattgtatctctattatgcattcatataggggacttttggagaatgatttgggttgtcgcatgcattcatccaattcaatgagtaaaggaaaatctgagggttaattagtgcatcactgttaatctggggtgttgagcttcataatttattgaaaagcaattggaaatcgattcatgtacaagggtttcatgtgtgaagaatggacctctagctaatccatcaaccatctTATTTCCCAAATtcgttttcaatatgttctaagtatttagttatttgtttttactttaaattcgtcaaaaccaaatccccctttactttgttgagtcatattagttagaaattgttttcatttgtgtttttaagtgttttgagtcaagccaaaaccccaaattcgtccaaagttgtgtttagAATCAGAAACTACCTAGTTGGTGTttctaggcagttttgagtgttt is part of the Malus domestica chromosome 12, GDT2T_hap1 genome and encodes:
- the LOC139189834 gene encoding uncharacterized protein, with product MGTFNILGHFARVLIDCGAMHSVISHTFAQLTQPHPTPLEYDLEFAMPRRERCYVSCVYPGCPVLVEDVVMPANLIPLDIMDFDMILGTNWLHYNLANIDCYRKVVSFHRPGLPEVIFVGERSTVRYGVISTVKAKKLLEKGSQGYLAHVVLNDNVPSNVDDVRVVRLTNAPAAFMDLMNRVFQQYLDRKDVKFEWDDNCEQSFQQLKYCLTHAPVLAFPDDNGNFEIFNDVSLNGLSCVLMQHSRVIVYASRQLKPHEMNYPTHDLELAAIVFALKIWRHYLYGEKYLRSTEVKLGMEDREEALLDNFQVRPILIDRVLEVQMNDEETHELIQAMNDGKKKDLRIQETDGMLIQENRMYMSNNVELKKEILDEAHCLAYAMHPGEVGKRVLVGPEIVDETTQNVRVIKSNLKAVQDQQKSLADNYHRGEVWYGGKKGKRSPTYIGPYLITERIGEVAYKLELPPELSEVHDGFHVSMLRHYVSNPSHVIPPQPLEINPDLTYDEEPVTILDLKDKVLRNKTVRLVKVLWRNHSVKEATWETKENMKELYPRLFYGY